From Lysobacter auxotrophicus, the proteins below share one genomic window:
- a CDS encoding TonB-dependent receptor plug domain-containing protein, whose protein sequence is MPVSNNRLRRSRLSTALLVASLMPLAGAAMAQEGGNATDLDKVTVTGSLIPQTQIENFTPVTVISAEDIQMRGFTSVADVLQQSSYQTGGLQGGQTSASFTQGAEASGMFGLDPGYTKYLINGRPMANYPALYNGSDTFNNISGIPVDLVERIEILPGGQSSLYGSDAIAGVVNIILKKQVNGLSINLRGGMYSEGGGDSFRVSVSDGWSSADGRLNLMGGIQFETRDPIWGYQRDLSKQYNTQGYSAPAASRDYVVINGSARNTYLFLDPANCGNVTGQFDGTEALQTRAGFGRYCGSFSTPGYRTLMNGKDATQIYAHGTYDVNDNIQLYGDLLTSHEDVEYTAGSSYVWWGTSAKYGYYYDPDQDAFLNLQRAFSPEDIGGQGFKDILNTDKNRSYQVTLGGKGSFGDWDLDVGFTRTEYKLTEKNWVRFADPINDYFLTHVLGPQLGEESGYPIFRPNYAAFYQPMSPSDFASFTGFVDTDSKTTDNTLRAQLTNASLFSLPGGDAGLAIVVEGGTQEWNYTPDARLLQDPDTLESEIWGLTSVNGAGDRDRYAVTSELRLPLWEPLTVTLSGRYDAFKVAGQTIDKPTYSIGVEYRPVESFLLRGKYGTAFRAPTLSDTFMGLSGYYSSNTDYYRCSLEGFTPGNTDDCTYDSQQFFGQQSGNPDLQPIEADVWNAGFVWAPMNNLSMSVDYFRWDIRDEVDQLSSDQLLLAEYFCRTGQTNTASASCDNALAWVTRGANNEIERIYTPKVNVSQQKLEAVTASLNYVLDIGKWGSLAFAGNYTNNLEHTVTPLPGDEPIDLLRDPYNMWIYDAYAKTRADASLGWSIGKWTTTAYANRIGKTPNYLAYTSGSWDYETGGQKAGWWAPYTTYNLTFNYDATDQIRLSLLVNNALNKMPEEQAKNYPGTSTTPWNNYLYNIYGRSVYLEMRYNFGK, encoded by the coding sequence ATGCCAGTATCCAATAATCGGCTGCGCCGCAGCCGTTTGAGCACCGCTTTGCTTGTCGCATCGCTCATGCCGCTCGCCGGCGCCGCGATGGCCCAGGAAGGTGGCAACGCCACCGATCTCGACAAGGTCACCGTCACCGGATCGCTGATCCCGCAGACGCAGATCGAGAACTTCACGCCGGTCACCGTGATCTCGGCCGAAGACATCCAGATGCGCGGCTTCACCAGCGTGGCTGACGTGCTGCAGCAGTCCTCCTACCAGACCGGCGGCCTGCAGGGCGGCCAGACCTCGGCCTCGTTCACCCAGGGCGCCGAAGCCTCGGGCATGTTCGGCCTGGATCCGGGCTACACCAAGTACCTGATCAACGGCCGCCCGATGGCCAACTACCCGGCCCTCTACAACGGTTCGGACACCTTCAACAACATCAGCGGCATCCCGGTCGACCTGGTCGAACGCATCGAGATCCTGCCGGGCGGCCAGTCGTCCCTGTACGGTTCCGACGCCATCGCCGGCGTGGTCAACATCATCCTGAAGAAGCAGGTCAACGGCCTGTCGATCAACCTGCGCGGCGGCATGTACAGCGAAGGCGGCGGCGACAGCTTCCGCGTGAGCGTGTCCGACGGCTGGAGCAGCGCCGACGGCCGACTGAACCTGATGGGCGGCATCCAGTTCGAAACGCGCGACCCGATCTGGGGTTACCAGCGCGACCTGTCCAAGCAGTACAACACGCAGGGTTATTCGGCCCCGGCCGCGAGCCGCGACTACGTCGTGATCAACGGCTCGGCCCGCAACACCTACCTGTTCCTGGATCCGGCCAACTGCGGCAACGTCACCGGCCAGTTCGACGGCACCGAAGCGCTGCAGACGCGTGCGGGCTTCGGCCGGTACTGCGGTTCGTTCAGCACGCCGGGCTACCGCACGCTGATGAACGGCAAGGACGCCACGCAGATCTATGCGCACGGCACCTATGACGTCAACGACAACATCCAGCTGTACGGCGACCTGCTCACCAGCCACGAGGACGTCGAGTACACCGCCGGTTCCAGCTACGTCTGGTGGGGCACCAGCGCGAAGTACGGCTACTACTACGATCCGGACCAGGATGCGTTCCTGAACCTGCAGCGCGCGTTCTCGCCCGAGGACATCGGCGGCCAGGGCTTCAAGGACATCCTCAACACCGACAAGAACCGTTCCTATCAGGTCACCCTGGGCGGCAAGGGTTCGTTCGGCGACTGGGACCTGGATGTCGGTTTCACCCGCACTGAGTACAAGCTGACCGAGAAGAACTGGGTCCGCTTCGCCGATCCGATCAACGACTACTTCCTGACGCACGTCCTCGGTCCGCAGCTGGGCGAGGAAAGCGGTTATCCGATCTTCCGTCCGAACTACGCGGCGTTCTACCAGCCGATGTCGCCGAGCGATTTCGCCAGCTTCACCGGCTTCGTCGACACCGACAGCAAGACCACCGACAACACCCTGCGCGCCCAGCTGACCAACGCGTCGCTGTTCTCGCTGCCGGGCGGCGACGCCGGCCTGGCGATCGTGGTGGAAGGCGGCACGCAGGAGTGGAACTACACGCCGGACGCGCGCCTGCTGCAGGATCCGGACACGCTCGAATCGGAAATCTGGGGCCTGACCTCGGTCAACGGCGCGGGCGATCGCGACCGTTACGCCGTGACCAGCGAACTGCGCCTGCCGCTGTGGGAGCCGCTGACGGTCACCCTGTCGGGCCGCTACGACGCGTTCAAGGTCGCCGGCCAGACGATCGACAAGCCGACCTACAGCATCGGCGTGGAATACCGTCCGGTCGAAAGCTTCCTGCTGCGTGGCAAGTACGGCACCGCGTTCCGTGCGCCGACGCTGTCGGACACGTTCATGGGCCTGAGCGGTTACTACAGCTCCAACACCGACTACTACCGCTGCTCGCTGGAAGGTTTCACCCCGGGCAACACCGACGACTGCACCTACGATTCGCAGCAGTTCTTCGGCCAGCAGTCGGGTAACCCGGACCTGCAGCCGATCGAAGCGGATGTGTGGAACGCCGGCTTCGTGTGGGCGCCGATGAACAACCTGTCGATGTCGGTGGACTACTTCCGTTGGGACATCCGCGACGAAGTCGACCAGCTCAGCAGCGACCAGCTGCTGCTGGCCGAGTACTTCTGCCGCACCGGCCAGACCAACACGGCCTCGGCCAGCTGCGACAACGCCCTGGCCTGGGTGACGCGCGGTGCGAACAACGAGATCGAGCGCATCTACACGCCGAAGGTCAACGTCTCGCAGCAGAAGCTGGAAGCCGTCACCGCCAGCCTGAACTACGTGCTGGACATCGGTAAGTGGGGTTCGCTGGCCTTCGCCGGCAACTACACCAACAACCTCGAGCACACCGTCACCCCGCTGCCGGGCGACGAGCCGATCGACCTGCTGCGTGATCCGTACAACATGTGGATCTACGACGCCTATGCGAAGACCCGCGCCGACGCGTCGTTGGGCTGGAGCATCGGCAAGTGGACGACCACCGCGTACGCCAACCGCATCGGCAAGACCCCGAACTACCTGGCGTACACCTCGGGTTCGTGGGATTACGAGACGGGCGGCCAGAAGGCCGGCTGGTGGGCGCCGTACACCACCTACAACCTGACCTTCAACTACGACGCGACCGACCAGATCCGCCTGTCGCTGCTGGTCAACAACGCGCTCAACAAGATGCCGGAAGAGCAGGCGAAGAACTACCCGGGCACGTCCACCACGCCCTGGAACAACTACCTGTACAACATCTACGGGCGTTCGGTTTACCTGGAGATGCGCT
- the apbC gene encoding iron-sulfur cluster carrier protein ApbC → MNQLLEQRIGALSIPDVNVTLTNANVRVRVAVADGRAVVEILSGFPCASLRPWLDAQVQRLLADESLTLTRMDLHPRIVSHAVQPNLSPLSNVRNLIAVGSGKGGVGKSTTAVNLALALASEGARVGVLDADIYGPSIPTMLGLSGRPDSPDGKTIEPMQAHGVEAMSIGLLVDQDTPMIWRGPMATSALTQLLGETRWGHSLGGDLDYLIVDLPPGTGDIQLTLSQKIPVAGAVIVTTPQEVATLDARKALKMFEKVSVPVLGLVENMAVHVCSNCGHAEHVFGEGGGQRMAEQYGVPLLGSLPLEIAIREQGDAGSPVVASAPASAAAAAYRATALRMAIELARRPRVATPLSASLV, encoded by the coding sequence ATCAATCAACTGCTTGAGCAGCGCATCGGCGCGCTTTCCATTCCCGACGTGAACGTCACGCTCACAAATGCAAACGTGCGTGTGCGCGTTGCCGTCGCCGATGGGCGCGCGGTGGTCGAAATTCTCTCGGGCTTTCCGTGCGCTTCGCTTCGGCCGTGGCTCGACGCACAGGTGCAGCGTCTGCTCGCCGACGAATCGCTAACGCTCACGCGAATGGACCTGCATCCGCGCATCGTCTCGCACGCGGTGCAGCCGAATCTCTCGCCCCTGTCGAACGTGCGCAACCTCATCGCGGTGGGTTCCGGAAAGGGCGGCGTGGGCAAATCGACGACGGCGGTGAATCTCGCGCTCGCTCTCGCAAGCGAAGGCGCACGTGTCGGCGTGCTCGATGCCGACATCTACGGCCCGAGCATCCCGACGATGCTGGGCCTTTCAGGTCGTCCCGACAGTCCCGACGGCAAGACGATCGAGCCGATGCAGGCGCACGGCGTGGAAGCGATGTCGATCGGCCTGCTCGTCGACCAGGACACGCCGATGATCTGGCGCGGCCCGATGGCGACCTCCGCGCTGACGCAGCTGCTCGGCGAGACGCGCTGGGGGCACTCGCTCGGCGGCGATCTGGACTACCTCATCGTCGACCTGCCGCCGGGCACCGGCGACATCCAGCTGACGTTGTCGCAGAAGATTCCGGTGGCGGGCGCGGTCATCGTGACGACGCCGCAGGAGGTCGCCACGCTGGATGCGCGCAAGGCGCTGAAGATGTTCGAGAAGGTGAGCGTGCCGGTGCTCGGGCTCGTGGAGAACATGGCCGTGCACGTGTGTTCGAACTGCGGCCACGCCGAGCACGTCTTCGGCGAAGGCGGCGGACAGCGCATGGCCGAGCAGTACGGCGTGCCGTTGCTGGGAAGCCTGCCGCTGGAGATCGCGATCCGCGAGCAGGGCGATGCCGGTTCGCCGGTGGTCGCCTCCGCACCGGCGAGCGCCGCCGCCGCGGCGTATCGCGCCACCGCGCTGCGCATGGCGATCGAGCTGGCCCGCCGCCCGCGCGTCGCCACGCCGCTGTCGGCGTCGCTGGTGTAG
- the dcd gene encoding dCTP deaminase gives MSIKSDRWIRRMSEQANGMIEPFEAGQVKTAADGHRIVSYGTSSYGYDVRCSREFKVFTNINSTIVDPKHFDSGSFVDIESDVCIIPPNSFALARTVEYFRIPRDVLVVCLGKSTYARCGIIVNVTPLEPEWEGHVTLEFSNTTPLPARIYANEGVAQMLFFQSDEVCGTSYKDRGGKYQGQTGVTLPRT, from the coding sequence ATGAGCATCAAGTCCGACCGCTGGATCCGTCGCATGTCCGAGCAGGCGAACGGCATGATCGAGCCCTTCGAGGCCGGCCAGGTCAAGACCGCCGCGGACGGCCACCGCATCGTCAGCTACGGCACCTCCAGCTACGGCTACGACGTGCGCTGCTCGCGCGAGTTCAAGGTGTTCACCAACATCAACTCGACGATCGTCGATCCGAAGCATTTCGATTCGGGCAGCTTCGTGGACATCGAGAGCGACGTCTGCATCATCCCGCCCAATTCCTTCGCACTGGCGCGCACCGTCGAGTACTTCCGCATCCCGCGCGACGTGCTGGTCGTGTGCCTCGGCAAGAGCACCTACGCGCGCTGCGGCATCATCGTCAACGTGACGCCGCTGGAGCCGGAATGGGAAGGCCACGTCACCCTGGAATTCAGCAACACCACGCCGCTGCCGGCGCGCATCTACGCCAACGAGGGCGTCGCGCAGATGCTGTTCTTCCAGTCCGATGAAGTGTGCGGAACCTCGTACAAGGATCGCGGCGGCAAGTACCAGGGACAGACCGGCGTCACGCTGCCGCGCACCTGA
- a CDS encoding M48 family metallopeptidase: MTRDKKPLHTTRLVLAMAGAMCLAGTAQAGKLADLLGSQGLKDAGNTAITGLALTDAQVIELGAKSVAQMDQDNPVAPADNAYARRLAKLSQGMEREDGLTLNFKVYLVKDVNAFAVPDGSVRVFAGLMDLMPDDAELMSVIGHEIGHVKLGHSKEHYRAAYLSSAARKGVAAIGGAVGKLAASDLGAIGEAAVNARFSRANETQADEYGVDFLRRHNMDPNASVRGMQKLASQDGKAKTSFLDDHPASQERVSHLQKYIARKK; this comes from the coding sequence ATGACACGCGACAAGAAGCCGCTGCACACCACACGACTCGTCCTGGCGATGGCCGGCGCGATGTGCCTGGCCGGGACCGCACAAGCCGGGAAGCTAGCCGACCTGCTCGGCAGCCAGGGCCTGAAGGACGCCGGCAACACCGCCATCACCGGCTTGGCGCTGACCGATGCGCAGGTGATCGAGCTGGGCGCGAAATCCGTCGCGCAGATGGACCAGGACAACCCGGTGGCGCCCGCCGACAACGCGTACGCCAGGCGCCTGGCGAAGCTCTCGCAGGGCATGGAGCGCGAGGACGGGCTGACGCTCAATTTCAAGGTGTACCTGGTGAAGGACGTCAACGCCTTCGCCGTGCCGGACGGCTCGGTGCGCGTGTTCGCCGGCCTCATGGACCTGATGCCCGACGACGCCGAACTGATGTCGGTCATCGGCCACGAGATCGGCCACGTGAAGCTCGGCCACAGCAAGGAGCATTACCGCGCCGCGTACCTGTCCAGCGCCGCACGCAAGGGCGTGGCCGCCATCGGCGGTGCCGTCGGCAAGCTCGCCGCGTCCGACCTCGGCGCGATCGGCGAAGCCGCGGTCAACGCCAGGTTCAGCCGCGCGAACGAAACGCAGGCCGACGAATACGGCGTGGATTTCCTGCGTCGCCACAACATGGACCCGAACGCGTCGGTCCGGGGCATGCAGAAGCTGGCCTCGCAGGACGGCAAGGCGAAGACGTCCTTCCTCGACGATCATCCGGCGTCGCAGGAGCGCGTGTCGCACCTGCAGAAGTACATCGCCCGCAAGAAGTGA
- the pcp gene encoding pyroglutamyl-peptidase I yields MNATPLPHVLLTGFAPFGGESTNPSWEAVQALEGEIVAGHRIVARCLPVEFDASLHALRQALDELAPALVICVGQAGGRAQISLERVAINVIDARIPDNAGLQPIDEPVAAEGPAAYFTGLPIKAMLAALRNAGFPVEISQTAGTYVCNHVFYGLMHALHGMPGVRGGFVHIPYSPAQAALHAGAPSLPAAVVAQALRLAVGIALTIEHDVRMGGGATH; encoded by the coding sequence ATGAATGCCACGCCGCTTCCGCACGTGCTGCTGACCGGCTTCGCCCCATTCGGCGGCGAGTCCACGAACCCGAGCTGGGAAGCCGTGCAGGCACTGGAAGGTGAGATCGTCGCCGGGCACCGCATCGTCGCGCGTTGCCTGCCGGTGGAGTTCGACGCCTCGCTGCACGCGCTGCGGCAGGCGCTGGACGAACTCGCGCCGGCGCTGGTGATCTGCGTCGGCCAGGCCGGCGGACGCGCGCAGATCTCGCTGGAACGCGTAGCGATCAACGTCATCGACGCGCGCATTCCCGACAACGCGGGCCTGCAGCCGATCGACGAGCCGGTCGCGGCGGAGGGCCCGGCGGCTTACTTCACGGGACTGCCGATCAAGGCGATGCTCGCCGCGCTGCGCAACGCGGGGTTTCCGGTGGAGATCTCGCAAACCGCCGGTACCTACGTGTGCAACCACGTGTTCTACGGGCTGATGCACGCATTGCACGGCATGCCCGGCGTGCGTGGTGGGTTCGTGCACATCCCCTACTCGCCCGCGCAGGCCGCGCTGCATGCGGGCGCGCCGAGCCTGCCTGCGGCGGTCGTGGCGCAGGCCCTGCGGCTGGCGGTGGGCATCGCGCTCACCATCGAGCACGACGTGCGGATGGGCGGCGGCGCGACGCATTGA
- a CDS encoding DUF979 domain-containing protein, protein MLTIEHFYLLLALFLAYAGLRNLRDRRFAHAAFWILIAGLFAAGKFVLEASKAGDKLPAQLAGAGVIALALLATRMRREPIDEAPHAQRLASAQRLGHKLFVPALIIPVVTVLIVLFGPTLAFGVTALFGEGSITLIGLALACVVATFAAILVTRERPIAALGEGRRLLDTMGWAALLPLVLATLGGVFAASGVGEAVASIVSALIPADSRLACVLAYGLGMVLFTVIMGNAFAAFPVMTAGIGLPLLIQQHGAAPAILGSIGMLTGYCGTLMTPMAANFNLVPAALLELDDPNAVIRAQLPTAIPLLLVNLALMYWLAFR, encoded by the coding sequence ATGCTGACGATTGAGCACTTCTACCTGTTGCTCGCGCTGTTCCTGGCGTACGCGGGACTGCGCAACCTGCGCGATCGCCGCTTCGCGCACGCCGCGTTCTGGATCCTGATCGCGGGGCTGTTCGCGGCCGGCAAGTTCGTGCTCGAGGCATCGAAGGCCGGCGACAAGCTCCCCGCGCAACTGGCCGGCGCGGGCGTGATCGCGCTGGCGCTGCTCGCCACGCGCATGCGCCGCGAGCCCATCGACGAAGCGCCGCACGCACAGCGCCTCGCCTCGGCGCAGCGGTTGGGGCACAAGCTGTTCGTGCCGGCGTTGATCATTCCCGTCGTTACCGTGCTGATCGTGCTGTTCGGGCCGACGCTCGCGTTCGGCGTCACCGCGCTGTTCGGCGAAGGCAGCATCACACTGATCGGGCTTGCGCTGGCGTGCGTGGTGGCGACGTTCGCGGCGATCCTCGTCACGCGTGAGCGCCCCATCGCGGCGCTAGGCGAAGGACGACGACTGCTCGACACGATGGGCTGGGCCGCGCTGTTGCCGCTGGTGCTGGCGACGCTCGGCGGCGTGTTCGCGGCCAGTGGCGTCGGCGAGGCGGTGGCGTCGATCGTGTCGGCGCTGATTCCGGCCGACAGCCGCCTCGCGTGCGTGCTCGCCTACGGGCTCGGGATGGTGCTGTTCACCGTGATCATGGGCAACGCGTTCGCGGCGTTCCCGGTGATGACCGCGGGCATCGGCCTGCCGCTGCTGATCCAGCAACACGGCGCCGCGCCGGCGATCCTGGGCTCCATCGGCATGCTCACCGGCTACTGCGGCACGCTGATGACGCCGATGGCGGCGAACTTCAATCTGGTTCCGGCCGCGCTGCTGGAGCTCGACGACCCCAACGCGGTGATCCGCGCGCAATTGCCGACGGCGATTCCGCTGCTGCTGGTCAACCTCGCGCTGATGTACTGGCTCGCCTTCCGATGA
- a CDS encoding DUF969 domain-containing protein: protein MSEAINYWPLIGVAWVVVGFVLRANPVIVVVSAGLVSGLLAGKSMGELLALLGESFVSNRALLMFAMTLPTIGLLERAGLREHALRWIEGWRALTLSRLLAGYLAARQGLSMLGLIDIAGHAQTVRPLLAPMAESAASKPNGEISRDDTQKVYALAAATDNVGRFFGEDVFLAFGAVLLIQGFYAEHGIHLEPLQIALWALPTAIAAFVIHAIRIVFFQRRLDRRTAARRATQPGSRADADD from the coding sequence ATGAGCGAGGCCATCAATTACTGGCCGCTGATCGGCGTTGCGTGGGTCGTCGTCGGCTTCGTGCTGCGCGCCAATCCGGTGATCGTGGTGGTCAGCGCGGGACTGGTGAGCGGGCTGCTGGCCGGCAAGTCGATGGGCGAACTGCTCGCGCTGCTCGGCGAGAGTTTCGTGTCGAACCGTGCGCTGCTGATGTTCGCGATGACGCTGCCGACCATCGGCCTGCTCGAACGCGCCGGCCTTCGCGAACACGCGCTGCGCTGGATTGAAGGGTGGCGCGCTCTGACACTGTCGCGACTGCTCGCCGGTTATCTCGCCGCGCGGCAGGGCCTGAGCATGCTCGGACTGATCGACATCGCCGGGCACGCGCAGACCGTGCGGCCGCTGCTTGCGCCGATGGCCGAATCCGCGGCGTCGAAGCCCAACGGCGAGATCTCGCGCGACGACACGCAGAAGGTGTACGCACTCGCCGCGGCCACCGACAACGTCGGGCGCTTCTTCGGCGAGGACGTGTTCCTCGCGTTCGGCGCGGTGCTGCTGATCCAGGGCTTCTACGCCGAACACGGCATCCACCTGGAACCGCTGCAGATCGCGTTGTGGGCGTTGCCGACGGCGATCGCCGCGTTCGTGATCCACGCGATCCGCATCGTGTTCTTCCAGCGTCGCCTCGATCGCCGCACCGCGGCGCGGCGCGCGACGCAACCGGGCAGTCGCGCCGATGCTGACGATTGA
- a CDS encoding LamB/YcsF family protein, translating to MGTRIDFNCDLGEGCGNDAAILPHVTSASIACGGHAGDETTMRQTLRLCREHGVAAGAHPSYEDREHFGRRILDVAPADVARMVRDQVARLRAIAREEGVALAHVKPHGALYNVAADDRAVADAIAATVADFDPALALYALSGSALAQAGIEHGLRVAHEVFAERGYDTRGRLRPRGTPGAVIESLDASIVQVRRLVAHGEVLADDGSVVHLRADTLCLHGDRPDAVAFARAVREALEAGGIAVRPFGAAA from the coding sequence GTGGGCACGCGCATCGACTTCAACTGCGACCTCGGCGAAGGCTGCGGAAACGACGCGGCGATCCTGCCGCACGTGACTTCCGCCAGCATCGCCTGCGGCGGCCACGCGGGCGACGAGACGACGATGCGGCAGACGCTGCGCCTGTGCCGCGAGCACGGCGTGGCGGCCGGCGCGCATCCGTCCTACGAGGATCGCGAACACTTCGGCCGCCGCATCCTCGACGTCGCACCGGCCGACGTCGCGCGCATGGTGCGCGACCAGGTGGCGCGTCTTCGCGCGATCGCACGCGAGGAAGGCGTCGCGCTCGCGCACGTCAAGCCGCACGGCGCGCTGTACAACGTCGCGGCCGACGATCGCGCCGTGGCCGATGCGATCGCGGCGACCGTCGCCGACTTCGACCCCGCGCTTGCGCTGTATGCGCTGTCGGGTTCGGCGCTCGCGCAAGCGGGTATCGAACACGGCCTGCGCGTGGCGCACGAGGTCTTCGCCGAGCGCGGTTACGACACGCGCGGCCGTTTGCGTCCGCGCGGCACGCCCGGTGCGGTGATCGAATCGCTCGACGCGTCGATCGTGCAGGTTCGTCGCCTCGTGGCTCACGGCGAAGTGCTGGCCGACGACGGCAGCGTCGTGCACCTACGCGCCGACACGCTGTGCCTGCACGGCGATCGGCCGGACGCAGTGGCGTTCGCCCGCGCGGTGCGTGAGGCGCTGGAAGCCGGCGGCATCGCGGTGCGTCCCTTCGGAGCCGCCGCATGA
- a CDS encoding LiaI-LiaF-like domain-containing protein, producing MKSNIVGALVLVVIGTLFLLNNLGFTDMSLGRLLMTWWPALLIVVGLGMLFKRG from the coding sequence ATGAAATCCAACATCGTCGGCGCGCTCGTGCTGGTCGTGATCGGCACGCTGTTCCTGCTCAACAACCTCGGCTTCACCGACATGAGCCTCGGCCGCCTGCTGATGACCTGGTGGCCGGCGCTCCTGATCGTCGTCGGCCTGGGCATGCTGTTCAAGCGCGGCTGA
- a CDS encoding biotin-dependent carboxyltransferase family protein — protein sequence MRSLHVLAPGLLTTVQDRGRSGWRHLGVAHAGALDAGAARIANRLVGNDGDAAVLEITLRGPTLRLEAPARIALIGAPCAPRLDGESVPHGRPVELPAGTLEIGALRGGARAWLAIDGGIDLPPVLGSRSTDLRGGFGGLDGRALRAGDMLPLAPGAARPVDGPTAPAWWIDPAHDAHLPIRYRASAHPAASALARRGWTVSASSNRQGLRLQGDALPSPGGDGVSEPVAPGTIQLPADGCPIVLLADAQTVGGYAKLGHVIAADLPRLAQCVPGQPLHFAPVDAATAHRLACAARARIARIGVMIDARLPAV from the coding sequence ATGCGCAGCCTCCACGTGCTCGCGCCGGGCCTGTTGACGACGGTGCAGGATCGCGGCCGCAGCGGTTGGCGCCACCTCGGCGTCGCGCACGCGGGCGCGCTCGATGCGGGCGCCGCGCGCATCGCGAACCGCCTCGTCGGCAATGACGGCGATGCCGCGGTGCTCGAAATCACCCTGCGCGGCCCCACGTTGCGCCTGGAGGCGCCGGCACGCATCGCGTTGATCGGCGCCCCCTGTGCCCCGCGATTGGACGGCGAATCCGTGCCGCACGGCCGACCGGTCGAACTCCCCGCAGGCACGCTGGAGATCGGCGCGCTGCGCGGCGGCGCGCGCGCGTGGCTGGCGATCGACGGCGGCATCGATCTGCCTCCCGTGCTCGGCAGCCGCAGCACCGATCTGCGCGGCGGCTTCGGCGGGCTCGACGGGCGAGCGCTGCGTGCCGGCGACATGCTGCCCCTCGCCCCGGGCGCGGCGCGGCCCGTCGATGGACCCACGGCGCCGGCATGGTGGATCGATCCCGCGCACGACGCGCACCTGCCGATCCGCTATCGCGCGAGCGCGCATCCGGCGGCATCCGCCCTTGCCCGTCGCGGCTGGACGGTCAGCGCCAGCAGCAACCGGCAGGGGCTTCGATTGCAGGGCGACGCGCTGCCTTCGCCCGGCGGCGATGGCGTGTCCGAGCCCGTTGCGCCCGGCACGATCCAGTTACCCGCCGACGGCTGCCCCATCGTGCTCCTCGCCGACGCGCAGACCGTCGGCGGCTACGCGAAGCTCGGGCACGTGATCGCCGCCGACCTGCCGCGCCTGGCGCAGTGCGTTCCGGGACAGCCGCTGCACTTCGCGCCCGTGGATGCCGCCACCGCCCATCGACTGGCTTGCGCGGCACGTGCACGCATCGCCAGAATCGGCGTGATGATCGACGCGCGCCTGCCCGCGGTCTGA
- the pxpB gene encoding 5-oxoprolinase subunit PxpB, whose amino-acid sequence MSPHLACDIEALADDAWLLRFGDRIDPELNAAVHAMAARLRALDPPWLRDVVPAFASLGVFFNAAVDPAFVHAELIALMDDSTALAALAADPSRANGRQVEIPVLYGGDHGQDLASSATELGLTPDELIERHTAGDYTVAMIGFAPGFPYLSGLDPALALPRLATPRARVAAGSVAIGGAQTGIYPRESPGGWRLLGRTPWVLFDPRRKPPARLQPGDRVRFRAIDAGEFARIAAQADAHL is encoded by the coding sequence GTGAGTCCGCACCTGGCCTGCGACATCGAAGCGCTGGCCGACGACGCGTGGCTGCTGCGCTTCGGCGATCGGATCGATCCGGAACTCAACGCCGCCGTGCACGCGATGGCCGCGCGATTGCGCGCGCTCGATCCGCCGTGGCTGCGCGACGTGGTGCCGGCGTTCGCGAGCTTGGGCGTGTTCTTCAATGCGGCGGTCGATCCGGCGTTCGTACATGCCGAACTGATCGCGTTGATGGACGACAGCACGGCGCTTGCGGCGTTGGCGGCGGATCCATCGCGGGCGAACGGCCGGCAGGTCGAAATCCCCGTCCTCTACGGCGGCGACCACGGCCAGGACCTGGCATCGTCCGCGACCGAACTGGGCCTCACGCCGGACGAACTGATCGAACGCCACACCGCCGGCGATTACACCGTCGCCATGATCGGTTTCGCGCCGGGCTTTCCGTATCTTTCCGGACTGGATCCCGCGCTCGCGCTGCCGCGCCTGGCGACGCCGCGCGCACGCGTGGCCGCAGGCAGCGTCGCCATTGGCGGCGCGCAGACCGGCATCTATCCGCGCGAAAGTCCCGGCGGCTGGCGGCTGCTCGGGCGCACGCCGTGGGTGTTGTTCGATCCGCGACGCAAACCGCCGGCGCGATTGCAACCCGGCGATCGCGTGCGCTTTCGCGCGATCGACGCCGGCGAGTTCGCGCGCATCGCCGCGCAAGCGGACGCGCACCTGTGA